In the genome of Campylobacter concisus, one region contains:
- a CDS encoding exodeoxyribonuclease III: MKLISWNVNGLRALVTKDGFAWLTEQKPDFLALQEIKVKESDVPKEIYNLGFKDISVNSGERAGYSGVMSLAKFDISTQKAVFFDDTEGRVLEHRFDDIVLFNIYFPNGQKDDERLAYKMDFYEKFLAYCKELVKSGKEVIFCGDVNTAHREIDLKNPKANSKTSGFLPIERAWIDEVLKSGFIDTFRAINGDVVDAYSWWSYRFNARAKNVGWRIDYFFISQGLKDRLKDAFILPEIIGSDHCPVGIDIEI, from the coding sequence TTGAAACTTATTAGCTGGAATGTAAATGGCCTTAGAGCGCTTGTAACAAAAGATGGTTTTGCATGGCTTACAGAGCAAAAGCCTGATTTCTTGGCACTTCAAGAGATTAAAGTCAAAGAAAGTGATGTGCCAAAAGAAATTTATAACCTTGGTTTTAAAGATATAAGTGTAAATTCAGGCGAGAGGGCCGGATACTCTGGCGTGATGAGTCTAGCAAAATTTGACATTTCTACACAAAAGGCAGTTTTTTTCGACGATACGGAGGGGCGAGTTTTGGAGCATAGATTTGATGATATCGTGCTTTTTAACATCTATTTTCCAAACGGCCAAAAGGATGACGAGCGCCTAGCCTATAAAATGGATTTTTATGAGAAATTTCTAGCTTACTGCAAAGAACTTGTAAAAAGCGGTAAAGAGGTGATATTTTGTGGCGATGTAAATACTGCTCACCGTGAGATCGACCTTAAAAATCCAAAGGCAAACTCTAAAACTTCAGGCTTTTTGCCTATCGAGCGAGCATGGATAGATGAGGTGCTAAAAAGTGGTTTTATAGATACTTTTAGAGCCATAAATGGCGATGTAGTGGACGCTTACTCGTGGTGGAGCTACCGCTTTAATGCAAGGGCAAAAAACGTCGGATGGAGAATTGATTATTTCTTTATTTCACAAGGATTAAAAGATAGGCTAAAAGACGCATTTATCTTACCAGAGATCATAGGCAGCGACCACTGCCCAGTTGGGATAGATATAGAAATTTAG
- a CDS encoding GGDEF domain-containing phosphodiesterase produces the protein MSTKRIKTILSVLTAIFFISAFFIYKANIAIGAAHKFDDGILNLKFIDNEITFSLNNIYDISNYDKLNADINSFDTNLSNLSMLSDEMLLFHQNEITKDLQNIRDVFSKKVFFLQRSAYVNSSIDSYIQISQYEIQNLALPNKLEPIFYAIKGALMLSPEAIDDISKQIKMYKNEYKDNQKAQNVLDKILYATQATKTLRTISNSVKELHLDNLIENFRNKILEFHSDEVNNAKIAQTICLLAFIIFCAFGLYQIKMASERLRQIKLLRSTVENDHSSVVYCDKYNRISYVNKTFEEKTGYKLKELIGKNPRILKSYMHPQSFYESIKEALQKSLPWESDELISRTKSGDFLYEKVKFSPFFFKNKFEGYIAIKLDRTKETLILNELTQKNEQIKIQSSIDKLTGFGNYFALTEILDAQKDGVLICLSIKNFKILRFFYQTKIIDAMLKATADTLKLCIDTSEIKAKLFRFQDDAFYIWYEGDNIVRDIEYIREYFGSNRINVAIDEKFENLPGIKMVFGVSLPNDTPQTNRLMQSVLANQLAIENGSNIYYYLENDAIEMKYHKNQLAVQLIEDALENDRVIVEAQGIFNLEENETEAKYYEVLVRIIDQNGKIHYPGEFLDIAMKTQLYPQITKKVISLAFDLAKRYPDYMFSINLSITDIADASMRELIESKLNECKDPNKICFEMLESEELSDYVAVNSFIKRVKGYGCKISIDDFGSGYSNYYRILELDIDTIKIDGSIIKKLPFDENARVLVETIVSFAKKQGYKIVAEFASSEEILNQIKNFGIPYAQGFLLGKPRRME, from the coding sequence ATGAGTACTAAACGAATAAAAACCATACTTAGCGTCTTAACAGCTATATTTTTCATTAGTGCATTTTTTATATATAAAGCAAATATAGCTATTGGTGCAGCTCATAAATTTGATGATGGAATTTTAAATCTAAAATTTATAGACAATGAGATAACTTTTTCTTTAAATAATATTTATGATATCTCAAACTACGACAAACTCAATGCTGACATAAATTCTTTTGATACAAATTTGAGCAACCTATCAATGCTTAGTGATGAGATGTTGTTATTTCATCAAAATGAAATAACAAAAGATCTACAAAACATAAGAGATGTATTTAGTAAAAAAGTATTTTTTTTACAAAGATCAGCTTATGTAAACTCATCTATAGATTCTTATATCCAAATAAGTCAATATGAAATACAAAATCTCGCACTTCCAAATAAGCTTGAGCCTATATTTTATGCGATAAAAGGTGCTTTGATGCTTAGTCCTGAAGCAATAGATGATATTTCAAAGCAAATAAAAATGTATAAAAACGAGTATAAAGATAACCAAAAAGCTCAAAATGTATTAGACAAGATACTTTATGCAACTCAAGCTACAAAAACTTTACGTACAATCTCAAATAGTGTAAAAGAGCTACATCTTGATAATCTGATAGAAAATTTTAGAAACAAAATCCTAGAATTTCACTCTGATGAGGTGAATAACGCAAAAATAGCTCAAACAATTTGCTTACTTGCATTTATAATATTTTGTGCATTTGGCCTATATCAAATTAAAATGGCCTCAGAGCGTTTAAGGCAAATAAAACTCTTAAGATCCACGGTTGAAAACGATCATAGCTCTGTTGTCTATTGCGATAAATACAATAGAATTTCATATGTAAATAAAACCTTTGAAGAAAAAACTGGCTACAAGCTAAAAGAATTAATTGGCAAAAATCCTAGAATACTAAAATCATATATGCACCCACAAAGCTTTTATGAATCCATAAAAGAGGCTCTGCAAAAATCTCTACCTTGGGAGAGCGATGAGCTTATAAGCAGAACAAAAAGCGGTGATTTTTTATATGAAAAGGTAAAATTTTCGCCATTTTTCTTTAAAAATAAATTTGAGGGCTATATAGCCATAAAGCTTGATAGGACTAAAGAGACGCTGATACTAAACGAGCTGACTCAAAAAAATGAACAAATAAAAATACAATCTTCAATCGATAAGCTAACAGGCTTTGGCAACTACTTTGCTTTAACTGAAATTTTAGACGCGCAAAAAGATGGAGTACTCATTTGCTTAAGCATTAAGAATTTTAAAATTTTAAGATTCTTTTATCAAACTAAGATTATCGATGCAATGCTAAAGGCAACGGCTGATACACTAAAGCTTTGCATAGATACTTCTGAGATAAAAGCAAAGTTATTTAGATTTCAAGATGACGCATTTTATATATGGTATGAAGGCGATAATATCGTAAGAGATATTGAATATATTAGAGAATATTTTGGTTCAAATAGAATAAATGTCGCTATTGATGAAAAATTTGAAAATTTACCAGGCATAAAGATGGTATTTGGTGTTTCATTGCCAAACGATACCCCACAAACTAACCGCCTAATGCAATCAGTCCTTGCAAATCAGCTCGCAATAGAAAATGGTAGCAATATTTACTACTATCTAGAAAATGACGCCATTGAGATGAAATATCACAAAAACCAGCTGGCAGTTCAGCTAATCGAAGATGCGTTAGAAAATGATAGAGTCATAGTAGAAGCACAAGGTATCTTTAACTTAGAAGAAAATGAGACCGAAGCAAAATATTATGAAGTTTTGGTTCGTATAATCGATCAAAATGGCAAGATACACTATCCGGGCGAATTTTTAGATATTGCCATGAAGACGCAACTATATCCACAAATAACCAAAAAAGTGATAAGCCTTGCGTTTGATCTTGCCAAGAGATATCCAGATTATATGTTCTCGATAAATTTATCAATTACCGATATTGCTGATGCTAGTATGAGAGAGCTTATAGAGAGCAAGCTAAACGAGTGCAAAGATCCTAATAAAATTTGTTTTGAAATGCTAGAGAGCGAAGAGCTTAGCGACTATGTTGCGGTAAATTCTTTCATAAAACGCGTCAAAGGCTATGGATGTAAAATTTCGATTGATGACTTTGGCTCAGGATATTCAAACTATTACCGAATTTTGGAGCTTGATATAGACACCATAAAAATAGACGGCTCGATAATCAAAAAGCTTCCATTTGATGAAAATGCTAGAGTTCTAGTAGAAACCATCGTAAGCTTTGCGAAAAAACAAGGCTACAAAATAGTAGCCGAGTTTGCAAGTTCGGAAGAAATTTTAAATCAAATCAAAAATTTTGGAATACCTTACGCACAAGGTTTCTTACTAGGCAAGCCTCGCAGAATGGAATAG
- a CDS encoding cytochrome-c peroxidase — MKGVILCLFIITISFCKYESYKPLTVVKYNEEKALLGKKLFFDKRLSPNENYSCQTCHNLYWNLSGSNQDSMEKGTLNPPTILNAAANYLFYSDAKISNLNDQVKESITSRIELNSDNDKIVDSVNNISEYKILFKKIYNDGINFDNIADAIAEFEKAVLSVDSPFDRFISGDNNAIDDSAKKGFEIFNNIGCAACHNGRNLGGNLTQDIGREKISALDTSKRLRRVPSLRNITKTAPYLSHGEINDLKEAISFIGNYQLGYVLSKDEIDALYSFFLTLNGKKPRILNEY; from the coding sequence ATGAAGGGCGTTATACTTTGTCTATTTATCATCACGATTTCATTTTGTAAATATGAATCCTACAAACCTCTTACGGTAGTAAAATATAATGAAGAAAAGGCTCTACTTGGCAAAAAACTCTTTTTTGACAAAAGGCTAAGCCCAAATGAAAACTACTCTTGTCAAACTTGTCACAACTTGTATTGGAATTTAAGTGGAAGCAACCAAGATAGCATGGAAAAAGGCACTTTAAATCCTCCAACCATATTAAATGCTGCAGCAAACTATCTATTTTATAGCGATGCAAAGATTAGCAATTTAAATGATCAAGTAAAAGAGTCCATAACCTCTAGAATAGAACTAAACTCAGATAACGACAAGATAGTGGACTCTGTAAATAATATCTCTGAGTACAAAATTTTATTTAAAAAAATTTATAATGACGGCATTAATTTTGATAATATTGCAGATGCAATAGCTGAGTTTGAAAAGGCTGTCTTAAGTGTTGATTCGCCATTTGATCGTTTTATATCAGGTGATAACAACGCCATAGACGATAGTGCAAAGAAAGGATTTGAGATATTTAATAATATAGGCTGTGCCGCTTGTCACAATGGTAGAAATTTAGGAGGAAATTTGACACAAGATATTGGCCGAGAAAAAATTTCTGCCTTAGATACAAGCAAAAGATTAAGAAGAGTGCCATCACTAAGAAATATTACAAAAACTGCTCCATATTTATCTCATGGAGAGATAAATGATCTAAAAGAGGCTATAAGCTTTATTGGTAACTACCAGCTAGGATACGTTCTTAGCAAAGATGAAATTGATGCTTTATACTCATTTTTTCTGACATTAAATGGTAAAAAGCCTAGGATACTAAATGAGTACTAA
- a CDS encoding type II secretion system protein, giving the protein MKKGFTMIELIFVIVILGILAAVAIPKLAATRDDAEIAKTATNIQTLIADLGSYYTSQGEFASNSDIKEAVKKMSNVKIPVKAKNDECLEVRPGNNTSGEIGITIKTGGLCEQVWGLPGLVDVKALIESSDNKTANTLKFGGMGIKYK; this is encoded by the coding sequence ATGAAAAAAGGCTTTACGATGATTGAGTTGATCTTCGTGATCGTTATATTGGGTATATTAGCCGCGGTTGCTATACCAAAACTAGCTGCAACAAGGGATGATGCAGAGATAGCAAAAACTGCTACAAATATACAAACACTTATTGCTGATTTGGGTTCTTACTACACTTCACAAGGCGAATTTGCTAGTAATTCGGATATTAAAGAAGCTGTCAAAAAAATGTCAAATGTAAAAATACCAGTAAAAGCAAAAAATGATGAGTGTTTAGAGGTACGTCCTGGAAATAATACTAGTGGTGAAATAGGCATTACTATAAAAACAGGTGGTCTTTGTGAACAAGTTTGGGGATTGCCAGGACTAGTAGATGTTAAAGCTCTAATCGAAAGTAGCGACAATAAGACAGCTAATACGCTTAAATTTGGCGGCATGGGCATAAAATATAAATAA